A section of the Oreochromis aureus strain Israel breed Guangdong linkage group 22, ZZ_aureus, whole genome shotgun sequence genome encodes:
- the LOC116317379 gene encoding zinc fingers and homeoboxes protein 2-like: MSSRRKSSTPCMVRVVSDLPDEQDDPEEVMDMEIVASKDVRENEPPESAKKSQNLMKDNGDNPDRKSFPKHLDKEQQSGCEDHPPVIEDVEARGGKDKEAPESDPVSQKKQGRGYECKYCPFSTQNLNDFKEHVDSSHPNVILNPLYLCAVCNFNTKKFDSLTEHNESQHPGETNFKFKRIKMNNQTILEQTIEGKDNSAECDVTNEKGESHSSSVFPPCISTTVKSPGSVHTLFGGSELKSQLDGLIQKDQITAVNINGTVIIPEPTIVQGLSHVTPMLQRPPNFNSVPKIAVPLNTTKYNPSLDNNLTLIASFNKFPYPTHAELSWLTAASKHPEEQIKVWFTTQRLKQGITWSPEEVEEARKKMFNGSIPPAHHTFTVLPTSPVSQPSAKASQQPIVHTTVEHLGHVRTTAPNGLTVVTTTNSPAGSSHSLKRPLATQLSTVFGPESKRPIMAVAPHSGDPKDKVLMAPPPPPPPPKGRLPMAPPLVPMEMKRPVAVPLVTTEMKRSSAAVPLMPPPPSSSSSSLSSKGKILSASGNPKTKPVVSLPSIVFPESLTRPMIAPPPISVPPFRNSLLIPRSVPVSSKEKHPSSHSLPASDLNLPNSPPLITSQVRRPTIIQSIRAPAKAPSQISAFSLDGKKLKEQQGVELKASYPRGDKVVSPLPEANGTSRMDSKWPYDQTAPGHNNGIIHLDSGDIPAVPKPDFQHKSSVLTQFPLLERMKGKTAKQLKILEENFLRNSFPTHSDVDNLSAITRLSHQEIDSWFAERRALRDNLEQALLNSMGTKRMGGNGIGAITEKQLHQHQALQLNGIHKPSTGVGFLKSPPPTSHPLSMIVPGTIAPSVPNPNSCSVPPDGRSLALLKDDFAQTRWPSPEEFSQLEGRTGLARGELARWFTDSRLQSGSMDLAELFHNNGVNGGQGPPMCSPENVPPSIIQRCQEGAVTNNNNNSKVLEVEMGWLMDQRTNSLNNQQHDELQDQFAGRLRQQSVAELKNGGQNGGVLGGAREVFGTWLEDSRRGRELLVDREKKMAEDASGRLTG; encoded by the coding sequence ATGTCCAGTCGTAGAAAGTCCTCCACCCCCTGCATGGTCCGGGTCGTCAGCGACCTGCCTGATGAACAAGATGACCCGGAGGAGGTGATGGACATGGAAATAGTGGCAAGCAAAGATGTGAGAGAAAATGAACCACCTGAATCTGCGAAAAAGAGTCAAAACCTCATGAAGGATAATGGAGATAATCCAGACCGGaaatcatttccaaaacacttaGACAAAGAGCAGCAGTCTGGATGTGAAGATCACCCCCCTGTCATCGAAGATGTAGAAGCCAGAGGGGGAAAGGACAAAGAAGCGCCAGAATCCGACCCGGTGTCCCAGAAGAAGCAGGGAAGAGGTTACGAGTGCAAATACTGCCCGTTTTCGACGCAGAacctgaatgacttcaaagagcACGTGGACTCGAGCCATCCTAACGTCATTCTAAATCCACTGTACCTCTGTGCTGTCTGCAACTTCAACACCAAGAAGTTTGACTCGCTCACAGAGCACAACGAGAGCCAGCACCCAGGTGAGACGAACTTCAAGTTCAAGAGGATAAAAATGAACAATCAGACTATCTTAGAGCAGACAATCGAAGGCAAGGACAATTCAGCTGAATGCGATGTGACAAATGAAAAAGGTGAAAGCCACAGCAGCTCTGTGTTTCCACCTTGCATATCTACCACAGTGAAATCTCCGGGTAGTGTGCATACGCTCTTTGGAGGGAGCGAACTGAAAAGCCAGCTGGACGGTTTGATCCAGAAGGACCAAATCACAGCAGTGAACATCAACGGAACAGTCATCATCCCTGAACCCACCATCGTCCAAGGGCTCTCCCATGTCACCCCAATGCTCCAGCGTCCACCCAACTTTAACTCTGTACCAAAAATAGCCGTTCCCTTGAACACCACCAAATATAACCCTTCTTTAGACAACAACCTGACGCTGATCGCCTCCTTTAATAAATTCCCTTACCCAACACATGCTGAGCTGTCATGGCTTACAGCTGCCTCCAAGCACCCGGAGGAACAGATCAAAGTCTGGTTCACTACCCAGCGGCTGAAGCAAGGTATCACTTGGTCCCCGGAAGAGGTGGAGGAAGCCAGGAAGAAAATGTTTAATGGTTCCATCCCTCCTGCTCATCACACATTCACCGTCTTGCCTACAAGCCCCGTCTCTCAGCCGTCTGCCAAAGCCTCACAGCAGCCCATCGTCCACACGACAGTCGAGCATCTCGGTCACGTCCGAACGACTGCGCCCAATGGGCTAACTGTAGTCACCACCACAAACTCCCCGGCAGGCTCTAGCCACTCCCTTAAGCGACCCCTGGCGACACAGCTGTCAACAGTGTTTGGGCCAGAGTCCAAGCGACCCATCATGGCAGTGGCGCCCCACTCTGGTGACCCTAAAGACAAGGTCCTAATGGCTCCTCCcccaccacctcctcccccaAAAGGCCGCCTCCCAATGGCTCCACCTCTTGTTCCCATGGAGATGAAAAGACCTGTAGCAGTTCCTCTGGTTACCACAGAGATGAAGAGGTCATCCGCTGCTGTGCCTTTAATGCCACCGCCTCCatcgtcgtcatcatcatctttgTCTTCCAAAGGGAAGATTCTCTCGGCGTCAGGAAATCCCAAAACAAAGCCGGTGGTGTCTCTGCCCTCCATAGTCTTTCCAGAGTCGTTAACAAGGCCAATGATTGCCCCCCCACCGATCTCTGTCCCTCCGTTCAGAAACAGTCTACTTATTCCCCGTAGCGTGCCCGTCTCTTCCAAAGAAAAACACCCCAGTTCTCACAGTTTGCCAGCTTCTGATTTAAATCTGCCGAACTCCCCTCCGCTCATTACTTCGCAGGTAAGGAGGCCGACAATTATCCAGTCCATCCGTGCTCCGGCTAAAGCCCCATCCCAGATTTCAGCGTTCTCCTTGGATGGCAAGAAATTAAAAGAGCAGCAAGGAGTGGAGCTGAAAGCCAGCTACCCCAGAGGAGACAAGGTAGTCAGTCCTCTGCCAGAGGCCAATGGAACGTCTCGAATGGACAGCAAATGGCCCTACGATCAGACCGCTCCTGGTCACAATAATGGAATCATACATTTGGACAGTGGGGACATCCCAGCAGTACCAAAACCAGATTTTCAACATAAGTCCTCGGTGCTGACCCAGTTCCCCTTGCTGGAGAGGATGAAAGGAAAAACGGCAAAACAACTGAAGATCTTGGAGGAGAACTTCTTGCGGAACAGCTTTCCCACACACAGCGACGTGGATAATCTCTCAGCCATAACCCGCCTGTCTCACCAGGAAATCGACAGCTGGTTTGCAGAGCGCCGCGCGCTTCGTGACAACCTGGAGCAAGCCCTTCTGAACTCCATGGGCACTAAAAGGATGGGCGGCAATGGCATTGGTGCCATCACTGAGAAACAGCTACATCAGCACCAAGCACTGCAACTTAATGGGATTCACAAACCAAGCACCGGTGTAGGCTTCCTTAAAAGCCCTCCACCAACTTCACACCCCCTGTCCATGATTGTTCCTGGCACCATTGCACCTTCCGTCCCCAATCCGAATTCCTGCTCAGTGCCTCCAGACGGCCGATCCCTGGCGCTCCTCAAGGACGATTTTGCTCAAACTCGGTGGCCTTCCCCTGAGGAGTTCAGCCAGCTGGAGGGTCGGACAGGACTGGCTCGTGGAGAACTGGCCCGCTGGTTCACCGATAGCCGGCTGCAGAGCGGCAGCATGGACTTGGCAGAACTTTTTCACAACAATGGTGTGAATGGAGGACAGGGGCCGCCTATGTGTTCCCCTGAAAACGTTCCACCCAGCATCATCCAGCGCTGTCAGGAAGGAGCcgtaacaaacaacaacaacaacagtaagGTGCTGGAGGTTGAGATGGGCTGGCTGATGGACCAGCGCACCAACAGCCTCAACAATCAACAGCACGATGAGCTCCAAGACCAGTTTGCTGGCAG